From the genome of Haloterrigena sp. KLK7, one region includes:
- a CDS encoding geranylgeranylglycerol-phosphate geranylgeranyltransferase: MTAGETGRGLLELTRPVNVIAASVLPFIGAFVAGGVVDRPLQVATAVAATALAVGAGNAINDYFDREIDRINQPDRPIPRGAVSPRGALAFSLVCFAGAVALAVTLPPAALAIAGINLVALVAYTEVFKGLPGLGNALVAYLVGSTFLFGAAAVGDMAPAVILFLLSAITTLTREIIKDVEDVEGDREEDLNTLPIAIGERRALYVAAGLLAIGAAASPLPYVLLEDFGIAYLVVVVPAVAIMCYAAYESFSDPTAGQGHLKYGMFLAALAFIVGRVAAMPTAL, translated from the coding sequence ATGACAGCAGGCGAGACGGGCCGCGGTCTCCTCGAGTTGACGCGGCCGGTGAACGTGATCGCGGCGAGCGTCCTGCCGTTCATCGGCGCGTTCGTCGCGGGCGGGGTCGTCGACCGGCCGCTGCAGGTCGCGACGGCGGTCGCCGCCACGGCGCTGGCAGTCGGTGCCGGAAACGCGATCAACGACTACTTCGATCGGGAGATCGACCGGATCAACCAGCCCGACAGGCCGATTCCCCGCGGCGCGGTGAGCCCGCGGGGTGCGCTCGCGTTCAGTCTCGTCTGCTTCGCCGGGGCCGTCGCCCTCGCGGTGACGCTCCCCCCTGCGGCGCTGGCTATCGCGGGGATCAATCTCGTCGCGCTGGTTGCTTACACGGAGGTCTTCAAGGGGCTGCCCGGACTCGGAAACGCCCTGGTCGCCTACCTCGTCGGGAGCACGTTCCTCTTCGGGGCCGCCGCGGTGGGCGATATGGCGCCCGCGGTCATCCTCTTCCTGCTCTCGGCGATCACGACGCTGACTCGAGAGATCATCAAGGACGTCGAGGACGTCGAGGGCGACCGCGAAGAGGACCTGAACACGCTCCCGATCGCGATCGGCGAGCGCCGCGCGCTGTACGTCGCCGCGGGGCTGCTCGCGATCGGCGCCGCGGCGAGTCCGCTCCCGTACGTCCTCCTCGAGGACTTCGGCATCGCGTACCTGGTCGTGGTGGTTCCGGCCGTCGCGATCATGTGTTACGCGGCCTACGAGAGTTTCTCGGATCCGACGGCCGGACAGGGACATCTCAAGTACGGGATGTTCCTCGCGGCGCTGGCGTTTATCGTCGGACGGGTGGCAGCGATGCCGACCGCGCTGTGA
- a CDS encoding CapA family protein, giving the protein MSRYRRTFLAAAGAVAVAGCAVPRADPTVTDDRDSTADRDGSGRTETTIGFAGDTMVGRELNRQYGRSDVDPAAIWGDLHPRLESLDGVCCNLECCLSTRGEPAPGRTYHFRGDPEWAVPALSAGNVRFASLANNHAMDFGSVALTDTIDALTEAGIAVAGAGETPAAARAPTTFSVGDVDVAVVSFADRYVGYAVTDDGPGIAHIAPDPSDAETRRVVGDAIERAKATDPDLLVASVHLGPNWVERPSERLVAFNHWLVDRGVDLVHGHSAHVVQGIERYGDGVVLHDTGDFVDDFGVKGDLRNDRSYLFEVTLEDGDLREIRLVPIGIDDGVSRASEEAAAWLRETMRARSAPFETTYERDGGGLVVPL; this is encoded by the coding sequence ATGAGCCGATACCGGCGAACGTTCCTCGCGGCCGCCGGAGCGGTCGCAGTCGCCGGCTGCGCCGTCCCCAGAGCCGATCCGACCGTCACCGACGACCGCGATTCCACTGCCGATCGCGACGGCAGCGGGCGCACCGAAACGACGATCGGCTTCGCCGGCGATACGATGGTCGGGCGGGAGCTCAACCGGCAGTACGGGCGGTCCGACGTCGACCCGGCGGCGATCTGGGGCGATCTCCACCCCCGGCTCGAGTCCCTCGACGGCGTCTGTTGTAACCTCGAGTGCTGTCTGTCGACCCGCGGCGAACCGGCCCCCGGACGGACGTATCACTTTCGCGGCGATCCGGAGTGGGCGGTCCCCGCGCTGAGCGCGGGGAACGTTCGGTTCGCATCGCTGGCGAACAATCACGCGATGGATTTCGGATCGGTTGCACTGACCGACACGATAGACGCGCTCACCGAGGCGGGAATCGCCGTCGCGGGCGCCGGCGAGACGCCGGCGGCGGCCCGCGCGCCGACCACGTTTTCCGTCGGCGACGTCGACGTCGCCGTCGTCTCGTTCGCGGACCGATACGTGGGCTACGCCGTGACCGACGACGGGCCGGGAATCGCCCACATCGCTCCGGATCCGTCAGACGCCGAAACCCGGCGGGTCGTCGGCGACGCGATCGAGCGCGCGAAGGCGACCGATCCGGATCTCCTCGTCGCCTCCGTTCATCTGGGGCCGAACTGGGTCGAGCGGCCCAGCGAACGGCTCGTCGCGTTCAATCACTGGCTCGTCGACCGGGGCGTCGACCTCGTTCACGGTCACAGCGCCCACGTCGTCCAGGGGATCGAGCGATACGGCGACGGCGTCGTGCTCCACGACACCGGCGATTTCGTCGACGATTTCGGGGTGAAAGGCGACCTCCGGAACGACCGCAGCTACCTCTTCGAAGTGACGCTCGAGGACGGAGACCTCCGAGAGATACGGCTCGTTCCGATCGGAATCGACGACGGCGTCTCCCGCGCCAGCGAGGAGGCGGCGGCGTGGCTCAGGGAGACGATGCGCGCTCGGTCCGCGCCGTTCGAGACGACGTACGAACGAGACGGGGGCGGGCTCGTAGTCCCGCTGTGA
- a CDS encoding Hsp20/alpha crystallin family protein, translating to MVLRPTPSTWTQSLDMPSQLFGDRGGNDYELYEEDDEFVLTIDMPGFETDEIGLSWDDGVLNVAAEHVDDERGRKKTYHRRFRFPKTIDEDAINAEYTNGVLEVELPVADAVTRGKEIPLEG from the coding sequence ATGGTGCTCCGACCGACGCCAAGCACCTGGACGCAGAGCCTCGACATGCCGTCCCAGCTGTTCGGTGATCGAGGGGGCAACGACTACGAACTGTACGAGGAGGACGACGAGTTCGTCCTGACGATCGACATGCCGGGCTTCGAGACCGACGAGATCGGGCTCTCGTGGGACGACGGCGTCCTCAACGTCGCCGCCGAACACGTCGACGACGAGCGCGGCCGCAAGAAGACCTACCACCGGCGGTTCCGATTCCCCAAGACCATCGACGAGGACGCCATCAACGCCGAGTACACTAACGGCGTCCTCGAGGTCGAACTGCCGGTGGCCGACGCCGTCACCCGCGGGAAGGAGATCCCGCTCGAAGGGTGA
- a CDS encoding DUF5798 family protein, which translates to MGLGSTAKKIQSLSERAEAMYKQVQKLQKRIISLEEEMDETHDTVNRMDHQLTEQRALLLAIAEEQGIDGEQILADAAIDEAELEGDASEDTADGTTGESTDTEASDATAE; encoded by the coding sequence ATGGGACTTGGCAGCACCGCAAAGAAGATTCAGAGCCTCTCGGAGCGAGCCGAGGCGATGTACAAGCAGGTTCAGAAACTCCAGAAGCGGATCATCTCGCTGGAAGAGGAGATGGACGAGACGCACGACACGGTCAACCGGATGGACCACCAGCTGACCGAACAGCGCGCCCTCCTGTTGGCCATCGCCGAAGAGCAGGGCATCGACGGCGAGCAGATCCTCGCCGACGCGGCCATCGACGAGGCCGAACTCGAGGGCGACGCGAGCGAAGACACGGCGGACGGGACGACCGGCGAATCGACGGACACCGAAGCCAGCGACGCGACGGCCGAGTAA
- a CDS encoding CDC48 family AAA ATPase — MRLRVRPLKRKDAGSGLAAIDRDALEELGVSSGEFVAIEGRDGRVIARVWPGRSEDRGRGIVRIDGQLRQAAGVRIDDRVTVEPAEVEPAERVTIALPENVRIQGDLGSYLGDKLSERAVSAGDQYSLSLGFGLLSSRSGRRLPVTVVDTEPDGPVVVDASTDIEVAEREPDRLSVEAEGPLEEGGAAGPGAADAESPNVTYEDVGGLDDELERVREMIELPMRHPELFRALGIEPPKGVLLHGPPGTGKTLIARAVANEVDAHFLTISGPEIMSKYYGESEEQLREVFEEAAENEPAIVFIDELDSIAPKREEVQGDTERRVVAQLLSLMDGLEQRGEITVIGTTNRVDDIDPALRRPGRFDREIEIGVPDAAGREEILQIHTRGMPLADDVDLERYAENTHGFVGADLENLAKEAAMTAMRRVRPELDLEEAEIPATVLDEIEVTTEDFKSALRGIEPSAMREVFVEVPDVTWDDVGGLEDAKERLRESVQWPMEHADAYERVGLEPAKGVLLHGPPGTGKTLLAKAVANESQSNFISVKGPELFDKYVGESEKGVREIFSKARENAPTIVFFDEIDAIASERGSGVGDSNVGERVVSQLLTELDGLEELEDVVVIAASNRPELIDDALLRPGRLDRHVAVGEPDEDARREIFAIHTDGRPLADDVDLDDLAAETEGYTGADIEAVCREAATIAVREHVRAEAEGEDRDVEAMELTAEHFERALEEISPDGTDEFESGPSAGEFDEVLEGSESEA, encoded by the coding sequence ATGCGACTCCGCGTCCGACCGCTCAAACGGAAAGACGCAGGCAGTGGCCTCGCCGCGATCGATCGCGACGCGCTCGAGGAGCTCGGCGTCTCGAGCGGCGAGTTCGTCGCGATCGAGGGTCGCGACGGTCGGGTGATCGCCCGCGTCTGGCCCGGCCGTTCCGAAGACCGAGGTCGGGGTATCGTCCGCATCGACGGCCAGCTCCGGCAGGCCGCCGGTGTTCGAATCGACGACCGCGTGACCGTCGAACCCGCCGAGGTCGAGCCCGCGGAGCGCGTCACGATCGCGCTCCCCGAGAACGTCCGCATTCAGGGCGATCTCGGCTCCTATCTCGGCGACAAACTCTCGGAGCGAGCCGTCAGCGCCGGCGATCAGTACTCGCTCTCGCTGGGCTTCGGCCTGCTGTCGAGTCGCTCGGGTCGACGGCTCCCGGTGACCGTCGTCGACACCGAACCCGACGGGCCGGTCGTCGTCGACGCGAGCACCGACATCGAGGTCGCCGAGCGCGAGCCCGATCGGCTCTCCGTCGAGGCCGAGGGACCGCTCGAGGAGGGCGGTGCCGCCGGTCCCGGTGCCGCCGACGCCGAGTCCCCGAACGTTACCTACGAAGACGTCGGCGGGCTCGACGACGAACTCGAGCGGGTCCGCGAGATGATCGAGCTGCCGATGCGCCACCCCGAGCTCTTCCGCGCGCTCGGCATCGAGCCGCCGAAGGGCGTCCTCCTGCACGGCCCGCCGGGCACCGGGAAGACGCTGATCGCCCGCGCGGTGGCCAACGAGGTCGACGCCCACTTCCTGACGATCTCCGGCCCGGAGATCATGTCGAAGTACTACGGCGAGAGCGAGGAACAGCTCCGCGAGGTGTTCGAGGAGGCCGCCGAGAACGAGCCGGCGATCGTCTTCATCGACGAACTCGACTCCATCGCGCCCAAGCGCGAGGAGGTCCAGGGCGACACCGAGCGCCGCGTCGTCGCCCAGCTCCTCTCGCTGATGGACGGGCTCGAGCAGCGCGGCGAGATCACCGTTATCGGCACCACGAACCGCGTCGACGACATCGATCCCGCGCTGCGCCGTCCGGGCCGGTTCGACCGCGAGATCGAGATCGGCGTCCCCGACGCCGCGGGCCGCGAGGAGATCCTCCAGATTCACACCCGCGGCATGCCGTTGGCCGACGACGTCGACCTCGAGCGCTACGCCGAGAACACCCACGGCTTCGTCGGGGCCGACCTCGAGAACCTCGCCAAGGAGGCCGCGATGACGGCCATGCGCCGCGTCCGGCCCGAACTCGACCTCGAGGAGGCGGAGATCCCCGCGACCGTCTTAGACGAGATCGAGGTCACCACCGAGGACTTCAAGTCCGCGCTGCGGGGGATCGAGCCCTCCGCGATGCGCGAGGTCTTCGTCGAGGTCCCCGACGTCACCTGGGACGACGTCGGCGGCCTCGAGGACGCGAAGGAACGACTCCGCGAGAGCGTCCAGTGGCCGATGGAACACGCCGACGCCTACGAGCGGGTGGGCCTCGAACCCGCGAAGGGCGTCCTGCTGCACGGCCCGCCGGGAACCGGCAAGACGCTGCTCGCGAAGGCCGTCGCCAACGAGTCACAGTCGAACTTCATCTCGGTCAAGGGGCCCGAACTGTTCGACAAGTACGTCGGGGAGAGCGAGAAGGGCGTCCGCGAGATCTTCAGCAAGGCCCGCGAGAACGCGCCGACGATCGTCTTCTTCGACGAGATCGACGCCATCGCGAGCGAGCGGGGCAGCGGCGTCGGCGACTCCAACGTCGGCGAGCGGGTCGTCTCCCAGCTGCTGACCGAGCTCGACGGCCTCGAGGAGCTCGAGGACGTCGTCGTGATCGCGGCCTCGAACCGCCCCGAACTGATCGACGACGCGCTGCTCCGTCCGGGTCGACTCGACCGCCACGTCGCGGTCGGCGAACCGGACGAGGACGCCCGTCGGGAGATCTTCGCGATCCACACCGACGGGCGGCCGCTGGCCGACGACGTCGACCTCGACGACCTCGCGGCCGAGACCGAGGGCTACACCGGCGCGGACATCGAGGCCGTCTGCCGCGAGGCCGCGACGATCGCGGTCCGCGAACACGTCCGGGCCGAAGCCGAGGGCGAGGACCGCGACGTCGAAGCCATGGAGTTGACGGCCGAGCACTTCGAGCGGGCGCTCGAGGAGATCTCGCCCGACGGCACTGACGAGTTCGAGAGCGGCCCCAGCGCGGGCGAGTTCGACGAGGTCCTCGAGGGCAGCGAGAGCGAGGCCTGA
- a CDS encoding PLP-dependent cysteine synthase family protein, protein MTSHEQPVDSVLETIGRTPLVALQDGPADVDLYAKLETFNPGASVKDRIGRYMLEAMLERGDVSEGGTIIEPTAGNTGIGFAIAAEQLGLEAIFVVPERFSVEKQQLMAALGAEIINTPTDAGMGGAIERAHELAAELDDAVVPQQFSNPLNVEAHSETTAPEIYDALDGEVGAVVAGCGTAGTLMGIAEYALERDDSTYVAAVEPEGSIYGEALGDDRAEDEYKIEGIGTHDLKTNELFDPDLVDAVYAISDRDAHDELRRLAREEGHLVASSAGAASVAAKRVAREISTGEIDAPHETVVTVFPDSSERYLSKGIYRSFEEWEG, encoded by the coding sequence ATGACGAGCCACGAGCAGCCGGTCGACTCGGTGCTCGAGACGATCGGTCGGACGCCGCTGGTCGCCCTGCAGGACGGGCCGGCGGACGTCGATCTGTACGCGAAACTCGAGACGTTCAACCCAGGGGCCAGCGTCAAGGATCGAATCGGCCGGTACATGCTCGAAGCGATGCTCGAGCGCGGGGACGTCTCCGAGGGCGGAACGATCATCGAGCCGACCGCGGGAAACACGGGGATCGGGTTCGCGATCGCCGCCGAACAGCTGGGTCTCGAGGCGATCTTCGTCGTCCCGGAGCGCTTCAGCGTGGAGAAACAGCAGTTGATGGCCGCCCTGGGCGCCGAGATCATCAACACGCCGACGGACGCGGGGATGGGCGGGGCGATCGAGCGCGCCCACGAACTGGCCGCGGAACTCGACGACGCCGTCGTCCCCCAGCAGTTCTCGAATCCCCTCAACGTCGAGGCCCACTCCGAGACCACCGCGCCCGAGATCTACGATGCGCTGGACGGCGAGGTCGGGGCCGTCGTCGCCGGCTGTGGCACCGCAGGGACGCTGATGGGTATCGCGGAGTACGCCCTCGAGCGGGACGACTCGACCTACGTCGCGGCCGTCGAACCCGAGGGCTCGATCTACGGCGAGGCGCTGGGCGACGACCGCGCGGAGGACGAGTACAAGATCGAGGGGATCGGCACCCACGACCTCAAGACCAACGAACTGTTCGATCCCGACCTCGTCGACGCCGTCTACGCGATCTCGGACCGCGACGCCCACGACGAACTCCGGCGACTGGCCCGCGAGGAGGGCCACCTCGTCGCCTCGAGCGCCGGTGCGGCGAGCGTCGCCGCGAAGCGGGTGGCACGGGAGATTTCGACGGGCGAGATCGACGCGCCCCACGAGACCGTCGTGACGGTGTTTCCGGACTCGAGCGAGCGCTACCTCTCGAAGGGAATCTACCGATCGTTCGAGGAGTGGGAGGGCTGA
- a CDS encoding CoA-binding protein, with protein sequence MPVDTAEEIAEILEYETIAVVGCSSTPGKAAHDVPKYLLERGYDVIPVNPYADEIFDREVYDSLDDVEEAIDVVCIFRPSEEVSGIVDAALERDDVEVVWTQQGIRDDEAAARAEDDGRRVVQDRCMKVEHRRTTA encoded by the coding sequence ATGCCAGTCGACACCGCGGAGGAGATCGCGGAGATCCTCGAGTACGAGACGATCGCCGTCGTCGGCTGCTCGAGCACGCCGGGGAAGGCGGCCCACGACGTGCCGAAGTACCTGCTCGAGCGCGGCTACGACGTGATTCCGGTCAATCCCTACGCCGACGAGATCTTCGACCGGGAGGTCTACGACTCGCTGGACGACGTCGAGGAAGCGATCGACGTCGTCTGTATCTTCCGGCCGAGCGAGGAGGTGAGCGGGATCGTCGACGCGGCCCTCGAGCGCGACGACGTCGAGGTCGTCTGGACCCAGCAGGGGATCCGCGACGACGAGGCCGCGGCTCGTGCCGAGGACGATGGCCGACGTGTCGTTCAGGACCGGTGTATGAAGGTCGAACACCGGCGGACCACCGCCTGA
- a CDS encoding recombinase RecA encodes MYDLADALPDAEIDPGTNLLIAGPPLTGKREIAFDILASGANRGNGSIVVTTKDSADKVLETFTDSLDAGVEPDIGVVDCVTKQRGIGTVDDDPRIKYASSPVDMTGIGIKLSEFLQEFYEGHGLTENRVLLHSVSTLLMYSDLQTVFRFLHVFTGRIQSADAMGLYVIDSTAHDDQTMNTLKQLFDAVIELEEPTDGEEPEIRTAGLSS; translated from the coding sequence ATGTATGACCTCGCAGACGCCCTCCCGGACGCCGAAATCGATCCCGGGACGAACCTGCTTATCGCGGGCCCGCCACTGACGGGAAAGCGCGAGATCGCCTTCGACATCCTCGCGAGCGGCGCCAACCGCGGCAACGGGTCGATCGTCGTCACGACCAAGGACAGCGCCGATAAGGTCCTCGAGACGTTCACCGACTCGCTCGATGCGGGCGTCGAGCCGGACATCGGGGTCGTCGACTGCGTGACGAAACAGCGCGGGATCGGCACCGTCGACGACGATCCGCGGATCAAGTACGCCTCCTCGCCGGTCGACATGACCGGGATCGGGATCAAGCTCTCCGAGTTCCTCCAGGAGTTCTACGAGGGCCACGGACTGACCGAGAACCGCGTGCTGTTGCACTCGGTGTCGACGCTGCTCATGTACTCCGACCTCCAGACCGTGTTCCGATTCCTCCACGTCTTCACGGGGCGCATCCAGAGCGCCGACGCCATGGGACTGTACGTCATCGACTCGACGGCCCACGACGACCAGACCATGAACACGCTCAAACAGCTGTTCGACGCCGTCATCGAACTCGAGGAGCCGACCGACGGCGAGGAGCCCGAGATTCGGACGGCCGGCCTCTCGAGTTGA